AAATGTAGAAGAGGTATTAAGcaatggaaatactcaagtaaagtacatgTAAATTCAACAAGTCTCCAGCAGTAGTCTGTGTAATACTGATACTACTGCTACAACTTTGAAGTTGGTGGATTTAAAAACACCCCTGAGGACAGGTTGTGTGAATCGAGTGAATTGAGATTAGTTAATCACATTTGTATCTGTGCTGCTCTTATTTTGCAGAGttaacaatatttatattatatgaaATCACTGTTTGAAATCCAGAGAAAATGTCCCAGTGTGCTGATGATGACAGAACGGAATGGCCGCTCAACTTTAATGCTTCTAAGCTACATTAGTTTCTAAATCTTGGAACAAACATCAGGGAGGTTTATATGGTTTCGTTAATGATGCTGCTACtctggtttatttatttcttccctttttttggtctttttctttttctgttttaggCTGGGACacaataatcaaatcaatcaatcaatcacttcttgattgcacacacacaaacacatgatagATATAAACCTagaatgtatttatataataaaaaaagaatcaaatcaaTATGAGAAAATGCAATAAAAGTGACTTTGATAAAAGGAGAGGCGGCGTCGAGGTCAGTGAGCGCAGCTTACCTTCTTTCTGGCTAACAGGAGGTCTTGGTAGATGTTGGATCGCAAAAAGCGTGCATAGCTGTCACTTTTCATTAGCTTGAAAATGTGCTCCTgcaagacaaagaagaaaagtgatgagatgagaaagtgaaagaaagagacgTCTGATTGTAGCTATGCACTTCATGCATTGTGTGATTTTAGAGGGGAGGAGGATGGGGTGTGTGCAAACTGATCGTGCTGACATGAGCGGCGGAGTTCCTGCGAGACGGAGCTGAGTAATGTGCTGCCAGTGAGAGGCGTCGCACGTCACACACCGGCGGCCCACGTTGAAACCAGAGGAATCCACGGTGAACAACCTATTCACGCCATTACTCGCCTCATTAGGCcctggcacaaacacactctgtcattcttctttccctcctccctcctttctaTTCCTCCATGCCCTCGCATTCATTCACTTGTGTAACGTGAGCGGGGTGGAAGGGTTCAGTGCTTCTGCGGGGCAAGTGTgtgagacaggaagtgtgtgtgtgggggaatGAAGTGTTGGATAAACCCATCTGAACTTCTGAAGGAGCTTTTTTACTTGCAAAAGATCTTGTACGGCTGAAATCTTCTTTTTAGatgaaacaacacacaacacaaagtacTGTCATTTTAATGGGATAgttcacacaaaaatgaaaattcactaattatctactcaccattatgacgatggaggggtgggtgaagtgtcgACTCGAAATGGCGTTAgttacaccaagtttttagcctaaatgtcctctgatattctcctcacaaatatctgtactttctactccttacATTCTCAAAACTGGCTCGTTACTTGTTTCAACCTCCACGGATGACAAGACAACGTAAAAGACGTAACAACACAGCAGGTTGTTAACAAAAGGAAGTTAAAAATTcaatttctctttttacttttgtacataagtacatttcagagcctgtacttccttacttttacttaagtaaaggaGTTGAATCAGTACTTCTACTTTTACCAGAGTCTTTTTTtacacaagtatctgtacttctactcaagtaaagaatgtgtgtacttttgccacctctggcaacgctgtttacccctgaatcTCTAAAAGTTTGTgcggactcaaacacttcacccatccctccatcggcatagtggtgagtagataatgagtgaattttcctttttgggtgaactatccctttaagtataTATACACCTCTCTATGACTTCCTATGTGGCACTAGAGGTTTTATCTCTGTGTACAGTTGCAGGTGTTTTGACACTGTATCTGTTTGGGTTGTGAGAGCTGTGAAGAAAAACGCCACAGTCCACCTGAGCGTCCTCGTAGCTGTATCGTCCGGGGTCTTTCAGGTTCTGGCTCGTGCGCTCGTAGCTGTGAGAGTCCAGGTTGATGGAGCTCGGCGCCCCCTCAGCCAGGAACTCCTGCCAGATCTCCTGCGCCCTGGCGGGGACGTCCTGGAGCGGCCGTCGCTTCTGATCCTGCACTGCTAACCAGAACCTACACAGTGTCACATTGTCGCATCCAGTCAGTATCAACGTCCCAGGAATACagatacagtaaatataaaagctgattttgttttcactatGTGTCATATTGGCGGGTGATGCCATTATCAGCAGATAATTAATACGttgatttgaaatattttttgtaatatAATGTGCAATATCCCACATTACTTACtcctttatcatttcatttctacttACTGCTACTGTATTTAGTATCTTATTGTCTTTTCTATTTATATCTACTAACAGGCACTGCTTCTGCATTACTCAGTATACActtaattttgatttaatttgcaATACACTTGTacttatacttttatttatctaCACTTGTATTTTAGACTTAAgtctttattgtttgtgttttttttactgtattctAATCTACTTAATTTACTTCTATACTGTAATATAACTAATTTCCattgggattaataaagtcttattAATAAAATCTCATCTTATTTTACAGTAGAGTATGTTACACTAGCAGTATTAAATAAACTAACGTGCTAATTGTAAGTACTCAGtgttatttacagtataatACTCCAACATGTAAGCAGCGTTTTTTTAACCCTGTAGCAGGTTTCTGTGTTACAGTGAGTTATAGATAATCTGTGATATGAACAGTAAATGAACACACACTAAGTAAAGTGCAGGTTCATTACAGATGTATTTGGGTTGTATTTCAGTAAATGGTTCCACCACGTTGCATGGTTTTAGGAATTTGTTCAGCAAAATCTCTCCAAGGATTTTacgttttcatctgcgtttgtttgtttattttttgattcAAAGTATTTATGCAAAAACTATTGGATAGATTACCACAGGagagaacccattgaattttgaTGCGGATCAAGGAATTGTTGATTTTCAATATTTTCGTTgactcagagaataattcatggatcttgatgaaaagatcaGGCTCATTTAGGAgaatgatatttatgagtgtgtgtaatttggtgcagatccaaataaaacgtggatctagtgaatttaaatgtggtttcataaagttGGCAGATGTATGAACTAAAATTTAACTCTGTTTAAATTTCTATAGCTCTTGTGTTACTGAATCAAAAGTGGGCTCCACTAATGTAACACTGGAGACACAAGGAGCTGCCAACAGAGATCTTCACTCTCTCACTTCTCAACCTCAGATTTCAAACTGACACTGACTCAAGTCAGAGCTGAATCCCTTGAGAGAACTTGTCAGTAGTTCATACTCACTGCCTGTAACTGGACTTGGATGTTTAGAATGGGTGGAGTTTCCCTCATGCTTCAATTACCCACACAGGGGACCGGTGGgatgaatataaaatgttgaaatgagaTGTGGACGGCGGCCTCACCGCAGGTTCTCTGAGCTGAACTCTGACTCCAGGAACTTCAGGAACTGGTCTCGTCCCACCGGGTCCTTCAGGGCCTCCTCCAGAGAGAAGCCCCATCTCTTCACACGCTGCTGGCTGGGGTCACGACTGCTCCCAATACAACATATCAGACAAGAAGAGATCAAATTAGAGAGATATTTTCTCTCCAAATGTCAGATCTAAGTCAACCTCTCCTCTCGTTTGAGATCCCAGCATTATCAACGCCACACCCGCCACACCCTCACCTCGCCTCCAAGTCCCAGAAGGACGTGTCGTCACTGATCCAGGGGTTGGAGGGCTCCGTGGCCGACACGAAGGGGTCGTAGTCCATGAACTGCTCCGTGTAGCTCATCAGACTGTCGGCCACTTTGGAAACCTTCATACAGTGTCGGTCCAGCTGCATGTTCAGGAAGGTGATCTGATGGGGAGCAGACGAGAGACTAATGAGGAGGATAAATAATCTAGCAGCTCATCGGTCTGCATCCCTGACTGCCATCATGATGGATTGTGTCAGGCGGTGTCGCTGGTGGTGACCTAAGGAGAAGAGTTACCTCCTTCTGGATGTCCTCTTTGGTGGGCTTCCTGGTCGGCTGCGAGCTGCTGTGGACGGGACTGGGCTGACTCTGGCCGTCGTCTGGGACCCCATACACCGACTGGAGAGAGCGACGGCAGAGACTTTGTTTTGATGGGATTTGTATTTGCTATAACTCTATGCAGAACTGTAACTTGCTGTCATGATATCGGTCGCTGTATTTTTATGGTGATTTTCTGCTCTTGGTGAcaactcaaagcactttgcaGTTCAgttcattcacacatttacactgcaTCTATGTGCATCAATAGCACACTGGGatgggcaatttggggttcagtatctacACGGAACCAGAAGGTCAGTAGTTTGAATCCCAGCTCCTCGAGTCTGGAAGGGAAAGTATCCTTGAGCAAGACAGATCCTCAAAatgcccctgacggctgtgccatGAGTTTGTAAATGGGATTTGTGACTGAGAGAAAACGTACTGAGTAAAGAACAAGctgcctgaatgtgtgtgaataggtCAATGTGAGCTGTAAATGATGTAAAGTGTTTTGAGTGGTCGTAAAACTGAGACTAGagaagtgctgtataaatgcaGACTATATGctatttacacaaacacttatTGACGTACTACATTCCCCAGTCCCTTACATTAACCGTAACCATGACAACTACATTCCTGATCCCATCACCTCCTCTAACCCTGACCTCCACCTCATTATAGTCTGAATCCAGCCTATACTGTATGTCCTCACTTTGTTAGATCTAcaactcaaactggtcctcacaaatatacaAAGCACACTAAGGCTAAAATTCTAAGATTGTATATGTGTTGCAAAATTTAAACAATCGATTCAAAATTAACTCTAAAAAGATTTTATTcttataaaaatatttgtatattactTTTGTGTCTATTATTTTACTTGAATgtctatgtatttttttccaaaaagtTTTTCAAAgaattactactactactacttataataataataatgataataataataataatgataataataataataataataataataataataataataataataataataataataataattaataacaaaataaaaataaaaataattgttgaATGCAGATTGCCTATCActtaaatatcttttattttcaccttATGCACCACTAAACCTGATACTGGTTTTTGGTCAAAAAATCTAAAGGTTTTGCAAATATGACCTCAGCAGTTCTACAATCCTGTGTGGGACGATGGTGGGAAGATAACGCCGATAAAAGACAATAATATCGAGGTTGGAAAGCCACCCTCTCGGTTTCCTCTGCTCACCTTTTTCACCCTGTGTGGGTTCTTCTCTCTTCGACACTTGCGGATGTCCATCTCCGTGGTGTTGACGCAGCCGGGCTGTgggaggcagcaggagacagCTGAGTGTTTCTGGGTCAGATAACAGGGTTTCTCCAGCAGTGCATTGTCTGCGCCTGTCCTCCTCAAACAATACGACACTGTTCCTCCATTCAGCCAATGCCACGCTCTCTGAAGGCTTGTATGCAAAGTGACTGGCACCAAATCTGATTCTGCCACCAGCGACAACAACAGGCCTCCCTGCTGAATCTGCGGTTTTTCAGGCTTTAAATGCTAAAATTGTCAACCTACATAACAAACCCTTcgtttatttccttttttttgttgcagcaTCTGACcttattttcctcttctctttttttgtgacCCAACAAACTCACCACAGGCCGATGGACGTCCCAGAATGCCCTTTCCTGGCTGTCCAGGATCTTCCTCTCGGCCTTGTCCTTCTTCCTGTCGATCCTGCAAAAACAGAGGACACAGGCCGCTCCCTCACACCTCTGAAATATCAGGTCAAACAGCACAAACTCAACAAACCAGGCCTCTgaatgaatgcacacacactctctgacacacacacacacactgaaaccacTGACAGTGCAGACATGGGAGAAAAAGGCTGATGAGTGTGGGTCTTAACCTGTCTGGTCACTTCACCTGCCGTGCCTGGTGCTGCCTCTGGTCAGGCCGAGCTCTTACATAACTGGCATTTACCAACCGGGCCTTTCTAGGTGGTGTATACTCCCCCTGAAGGCGTATTGCTCCCCatattaaccccccccccagtcgTATAAAACAGCAGACACTTGTCAATGTCATTTCTCTGAATGTTTTCTATAGACAAGAGAGGAACCTTCTAACATTACACAGTGACAGGGCTGTGCTTACAAATGGCAGCCACCAGATGGAGGTATTACATCACACAGGAGTTAGggagaaaagtgtttgtgtgtttgtgtgtgcgtgtgcgtgtgtgtgtgtgtgtgtgcgtgtgtgtgtgtctaattcCATAGGGTAATACTTGTATTTAATGCTTGTATACCCCTCCAGTCAAAGCAGAGCATAACATAAGAACATTCAGAATTAAAGAACGGGTCTGATGCCCAGCTGCGGTGAGGGTGAAGGTTATTTCCTCTTCCTTGGGGAAATAACACGAGCTTCATGCATATGGTCAAAGGTTGTTGTTTCATATATTTGAATGTATAATCCTCATTTGTATCCACCAACATCTCTCCCCACAGCCCTCCTCCTGTTTCTTTGTCACATCGGTGTGACACTGACGTCAACAGGCGGCGTGTTGTGATTCACTGGTGAAGTACACAACGTGACTCACTTCACTTGAGCCTCAGCTTGCATGAAGATGAATTCCCACTTCCTGGCAAAGGCCCTCTGCAGCCGGGCGAGGTTCTCCTGGAGGAACCAATCAGGGCAGAGAGACAGGTTATTTTTAATTCAAGACCTTTAGATGATTTTCGTTATCCGTTCCCTGTGAGGCTGGGTTGTGTCTTTACGTTACTGTTGCTGAGATGGGACGACCTCTGACTCACCGAGGAACAAGTCAATGAGCTGAAATCCcatttatattcactagatATATGCACAAATTGCACgaactcataaatatcaatggttttttttaatcaatctcCTTTCTTTGAGAAATGAaagcaaatgttgaaaaaaaatactatatatcttgcaatttgaaagaaaattaaacaaacattcCTGACTCAGCTCTCTGATCTGGATTTCCAGACcgaaatgtaatgagttctaccctgacccacaccacaaccttccaccaagtttcatcgTAAACCGTTTTGcctaatcttgcttaaaaacaaacaaactaacaacaaatggacaggggtaaaaaaaataaccacCCTGGCGGACGTGATAACTAATTAATGCATTCTTAAAGAAATAGTTTACCAAATATGCTGATTCACTTTCTTGTCTGTGCCATAGGTGAGAAGACACAATTTTTGCAGTGAATATGAAGTTACTGCCAGCAGcaagttagcttagcttattttagcttagcttagcacaaagactagaaacagggtgaaacagCAGCTCTAATTCTGTCATAAAGCCAGCAATGCTAAAGTTTACTTTATAACATATCTCACTTTTTTAATCCAGAAAAACTATGTGTAAATATgacatatttctgtttcttatgAGGGTTTCATGTGTCAGAGTAATTCATAGCTGGGACCAGTCACTTTCTGGAGCCTTGACACTTTGGCTCAGAATCAGAATCCTTACCCTTGTTTCTAGTCTTTGTTTCAATATGAACTCAGTTTTTGTTTGGCTGAAGCTTCAAATTTAGCACATATAATATAAATGGTATCAGTCTTCCTATCTAATTCTGCAATAGGGGAAACAAACTGATTTCCAAAATTGAAAATCTGTTGCCAGGTAAAATGGGCTCTTTGAACTATGAAAATAAAGGTTCTAAAACAATTTGGTCGACATAGCTTAGCTAaaattatctatactgcttatcctttaaAGGTTGTGGAGAGAACTGGATCCAATCCCAGCTgtcattgggtgagaggcgggcTACATCATGGACAGGTCGTTAGTGTATACCATTTAtggtcaatttaaagtctccaattaaacCAAACCCAATcttcatgtctttggactgttggAGGAAGACCCGGAGAATACCCACacaacacagggagaacatgcaaactccacaaagaaagACCCCTGGCTGTGTCAAatgggatttgaaccaagaaccttcttgctgtaaTTCTCACTAATATTCCCAAAAAAGTTATATAAGTAATAAGTAATACAAAAAATGTTTATTCCAGAGttgtatttttatatcatcTCTGATCTGAGACCACAAGGGATGATTCCTAACAAAGCTTCATCACAAACTCGTGAGTTCACAGAGTGTAATCCAGAGCTGCATGAGGCATTTTGCTTTGCATATAAACTCACACATCAAAGCTAcgtattaaaatgtgtgtacACTCAATAACAAACCTAAATGAGCATCTGTTGAAGATACAACACATGACCTCATTACAATCAGAGGAAAAAATACTGAGGACCAACTAACAGGCGTGTAACAGTGAGAGCAATGAGGCCCGGAGGCATAAAGTGACCTGAATAGGGAGAAAGGAAGTGTACTGGACAATAGTTGCAGAGTAACTCAGAATATGAAAGTGCAGTGGATTGCTGTTGTGTAACAAGCGATCAGCTCTGCAGTAACACCTCCCCTGAGACTGTATCGATCTGCTGATGCAAAGTAGGCTGACAGATacctttgtttacattttggaGACAGTAAATGACTGTGTGTCATTCTGGCAAATGTTGCTtctgagagaaagaagagcGACCTTCATCAAGTCTGTGTCAAAGTCTGTAATGTGATAGAGGCTTTTTGCTCTGAGGACTGGATATCAGCTGTTTTGTTcctcaggaaacaggaaattcATTGGGTCATCATATGATGGTACATTCACAATGGCAGCTTAGAAGTGATTAGCTTGCTGGCAATAGGCACAAACCAAAATGACAGTAACTGTACTTACAGCCTCGTAGTCGGCCAGCTCGAGCCTGGCCTTATTCTGCATGGTGCGCTTACACAGGTAAATGGCTggcgggggagagagagagagaaagagagggtgaGACATGAAGGGGACAATAGAGGTGGAGAGATGGATCACTTGCTTtgcacaaaacaatacaaatgtgtCTCTGACGGCTGGTGCTCTTTATTTACTGAGGTCTCAGCTGTGTGAACCAACACTAATGAATGTTACACCGGAGCAGGCAGGCGTTGTATCGTCTTCCGAAATAACAAGCCTCACGTAAATGTCATGGAGATGAGGCTGTATCTGTGACTGTCTCTGCTCAGTTTGGCTAATCTCATCCCATTGGACCCTTCTCAGGGGGCAGCAGTTACATTATAGGGAACGGCCCCCATGGATCAATACTCAGGGAGTGTCAACAGCGGACCGACAGTGTGAGCTGTGTCTCAGCTCCGGaggaagactgacagctgaagGATTTAGCGGGATCTCACTGGTTGGGAAatgcagacataaaaaaaaaaactgacagacAAGAGTGTGACTCACCATAGTCTGTGTTCTCAGGCTCCCAACAGTTTGACGGCCAGAAGTATGGAGACTGATGAAAGCAGAaggggaggaaacagaaacagatttgGTTGATTTGCTTGTATAATCAGAAATACGTCGATTTTTTACATACGAgtagagaaaaacaataatattctCCAGTACGGTTCTCCCACCACCCTCACCCCCTCTGCACTTGTCTTCCACACTCTAAAGACGACTCTTCGTTTGATAATGATCCTTGATGTCCATGTGCTGCACGTAACTATCTGGGGAGCAATGGTAGCAATATTCTCTCTATCCATATTTAATTGTCTATTGCAACTGATATTACACATTCAAAGTTCATTCCCGAGCCCATTAATAATGGATCACTCACATCTATCATGCATTCTT
The sequence above is drawn from the Hippoglossus hippoglossus isolate fHipHip1 chromosome 22, fHipHip1.pri, whole genome shotgun sequence genome and encodes:
- the LOC117755632 gene encoding regulator of G-protein signaling 6-like isoform X3, yielding MAEGSKDQGGAGTTDPEEDSPNMIVYRKIEDIVTRIQDEKAGGVAIRTVKSFLSKIPSVVSGADIVQWLMKNLSVEDPAEAIHLGSLVAAHGYIFPISDHVLTLKDDGTLYRFQSPYFWPSNCWEPENTDYAIYLCKRTMQNKARLELADYEAENLARLQRAFARKWEFIFMQAEAQVKIDRKKDKAERKILDSQERAFWDVHRPVPGCVNTTEMDIRKCRREKNPHRVKKSVYGVPDDGQSQPSPVHSSSQPTRKPTKEDIQKEITFLNMQLDRHCMKVSKVADSLMSYTEQFMDYDPFVSATEPSNPWISDDTSFWDLEASRDPSQQRVKRWGFSLEEALKDPVGRDQFLKFLESEFSSENLRFWLAVQDQKRRPLQDVPARAQEIWQEFLAEGAPSSINLDSHSYERTSQNLKDPGRYSYEDAQEHIFKLMKSDSYARFLRSNIYQDLLLARKKGKSLTGKRLTGLMQSS
- the LOC117755632 gene encoding regulator of G-protein signaling 6-like isoform X1, with amino-acid sequence MAEGSKDQGGAGTTDPEEDSPNMIVYRKIEDIVTRIQDEKAGGVAIRTVKSFLSKIPSVVSGADIVQWLMKNLSVEDPAEAIHLGSLVAAHGYIFPISDHVLTLKDDGTLYRFQSPYFWPSNCWEPENTDYAIYLCKRTMQNKARLELADYEAENLARLQRAFARKWEFIFMQAEAQVKIDRKKDKAERKILDSQERAFWDVHRPVPGCVNTTEMDIRKCRREKNPHRVKKSVYGVPDDGQSQPSPVHSSSQPTRKPTKEDIQKEITFLNMQLDRHCMKVSKVADSLMSYTEQFMDYDPFVSATEPSNPWISDDTSFWDLEASRDPSQQRVKRWGFSLEEALKDPVGRDQFLKFLESEFSSENLRFWLAVQDQKRRPLQDVPARAQEIWQEFLAEGAPSSINLDSHSYERTSQNLKDPGRYSYEDAQEHIFKLMKSDSYARFLRSNIYQDLLLARKKQQPADTEQGRRTSLEKFTRSVGKSLTGKRLTGLMQSS
- the LOC117755632 gene encoding regulator of G-protein signaling 6-like isoform X2; translation: MAEGSKDQGGAGTTDPEEDSPNMIVYRKIEDIVTRIQDEKAGGVAIRTVKSFLSKIPSVVSGADIVQWLMKNLSVEDPAEAIHLGSLVAAHGYIFPISDHVLTLKDDGTLYRFQSPYFWPSNCWEPENTDYAIYLCKRTMQNKARLELADYEAENLARLQRAFARKWEFIFMQAEAQVKIDRKKDKAERKILDSQERAFWDVHRPVPGCVNTTEMDIRKCRREKNPHRVKKSVYGVPDDGQSQPSPVHSSSQPTRKPTKEDIQKEITFLNMQLDRHCMKVSKVADSLMSYTEQFMDYDPFVSATEPSNPWISDDTSFWDLEASRDPSQQRVKRWGFSLEEALKDPVGRDQFLKFLESEFSSENLRFWLAVQDQKRRPLQDVPARAQEIWQEFLAEGAPSSINLDSHSYERTSQNLKDPGRYSYEDAQEHIFKLMKSDSYARFLRSNIYQDLLLARKKQPADTEQGRRTSLEKFTRSVGKSLTGKRLTGLMQSS